The following are encoded in a window of Mustelus asterias chromosome 11, sMusAst1.hap1.1, whole genome shotgun sequence genomic DNA:
- the cutc gene encoding copper homeostasis protein cutC homolog, whose protein sequence is MATNILMEVCVDSVESAVNAERGGACRIELCSGLMEGGVTPSNGLLQVVKQYVRIPVFAMIRPRGGDFLYSDSEIEVMKADIKMAKASGADGIVFGILTQDGRVNTEVCMDLIAESRPLSVTFHRAFDMVHDPTTALECLISLGFERVLTSGCDSTALEGLPIIKRLVEQAKQRIIVVPGGGITERNVQRILEGSGAQEFHCSGRSSRDSLMKFRNCSVSMGTSLTPPEYSVKVADICRLKTIIAIAKDTV, encoded by the exons ATGGCAACAAACATTCTAATGGAAGTGTGTGTGGATTCAGTGGAATCTGCTGTCAATGCTGAGAGGGGAG GAGCATGTCGAATTGAGTTGTGTTCTGGCCTAATGGAAGGAGGCGTCACCCCCAGTAACG GTCTGCTGCAGGTGGTTAAACAGTACGTGAGGATTCCAGTGTTCGCTATGATACGTCCACGAGGCGGGGACTTCCTGTACTCTGACAGTGAGATTGAAGTTATGAAAGCTGACATCAAGATGGCCAAAGCCAGCGGTGCAGACGGCATTGTGTTTGGGATTCTGACACAGGATGGAAGGGTCAACACCGAAGTGTGCATGGATTTGATTG CTGAATCACGACCTTTGTCTGTGACTTTTCACAGAG CATTTGATATGGTGCATGATCCCACCACGGCCCTGGAGTGCCTCATCTCGCTGGGCTTTGAGCGAGTTCTCACCAGCGGATGCGACAGCACGGCACTTGAGGGGTTGCCTATCATCAAGCGTCTGGTAGAACAG GCGAAACAAAGGATTATTGTCGTACCAG GGGGAGGAATAACAGAGAGAAATGTGCAGCGGATTCTGGAAGGTTCCGGAGCCCAGGAGTTTCACTGCTCTGGCCGATCCTCTCGTGACTCTCTAATGAAATTTAG AAACTGCTCTGTTTCCATGGGAACATCTCTCACTCCGCCAGAGTACAGTGTGAAAGTGGCAGACATCTGCAGGTTAAAAACAATCATCGCTATTGCCAAGGACACTGTATAA